AAAATCGATGAATGTTTTGCGGACAATCCCGTTATCGACAGTTTaagtcattttttaattttaaaactgtcAGTTACTGGTATACGAGAAAAATATGGTTTTAAAGCGACGATAAGCGGAAATACGTTTGAAGCACGTAATGGCGATACATCTATTATGCGGCCTGATGTTGTTAAACATTCACAGCATTTTGCAAGGCTTCTACCGCGCATCTACCGGATATACGTTGATAAACGATACTCCCCGAAAGAAGATACGCATACAAAGTGACTCGACACTATCAGCAGACAATGTAATGCCAgattctttgtcaaattttcaaAGCCAAATCTTTtacagaaaatgtaaaaagaaaactgtTCTTTCTTTTAGCACgtgttcaaatttttaatattaagtatatgtacatatattgtaaaaataaacacatttaaaatgaattttttccgCAAGATTTAgattatacgaaaaatataataactaagaaatttttcaaatcaataGCTGCGTTTGATTAAACACACAGTCGTCGTACACGTGTTCAGTTTAAATCAGCTGATGAGCTGTCAAATTGCATTTGCATCTTGCACCGCATTTTTCGATGGGTGGCATCATCTAGTGTCGGCGAAGAAGACTAACTAGCTTCACTCTGAGGGTAAAGAACAGTAAGACAATCGTCGATAAGTCCGAACGACGATGCGTTGACGACGTCGATATACGCCTTGTCGAAAAACCGCGGCCGAGGAAACAGTCGGCAGAAGCGAATTCTTTCATCGGGCATGATTCAAGACCGTCGACGACGGTGATGCGCGAAGGCAGCGGCCGCTTTGACGACGTATAATGTGATACCGGAACGCGTCTTCTTGTATGTCGGAAGTAGTGACGCGCGCGCGGGGCCAGGGTCTCGTCCGCGATCCCTTGGAGTGAGGGAACGGGCGAACAAGACGAAGGACGGCGAGTGGGGCCCCACGCACAGTATGGGTATAACCTGTCGGACAACGGCACGTTGCAGCGCACCGATCCATCGCGGTGGAGTCCAGGACGGAGCGACTACGGTCGTCAGGTCGTCCGCTGCACAGTATACACCATGATGATATGAATCTCCGGCGACGAGAGAAAAGAGTTGAGAGAGAAGAGTGATCCGAACAAGTGTCCGTCATGTTCCACTATTTGCATCTCAGAAGTCGTTTTCTGCAGACCCTGATCCTCGCGTTGATCGGCCTGACCTTCTATGCGTATTACCGTACCACCATTTATGATGTTCACCAATACAGCTTGCCACGGAACACCAGTGAGTATTTGTAATGAGAGAATCATATTGCGACGATCTTTAATGTTGCTTTTACtttgaatgaataattaattgaatgacCTAAAAGAAATTAACTTAAGGTGACATACAGATTCTGTATCAATTATCGATATATGATTTCTGTaagcaattattattcatacatcTACAAGTctgaatttagaaatttttatttttgtcaaaaatattcaaagaacatttatttacatttatttaagattttaagtccaaattattaatattttgaaatatttaatataaattcttctcTCTCAAATCGATGATTACTCAAAATTTCAGGTTTCTCTGTGTATCAAGAAGGCCTCCATGTGCATACAAATCTCAGTGTGGATACACGACTTATAGCAGCAGCGTCCAGGAACTCCAACTCGGACAACGTGTCTCTGAGTCCATATGCAGTACACAATGCGAGCAACAACTCCGCGATCGTTATCACGACGCTGTCAACATCCTCCAGCGCGCAGTCCTCCGCGTCATCTTCCGTGAGCACATCAATCAGCTCGAAGCAAAGCGCGAACGAGAAGCTTCAGGTGGTAAAAGTTGCCAATACGACCAAGTCAGCGCCGATCGCAATCCGCAATGATTCGGCGCGCGCCATATACGAGGTCGGGCACACGGTGCCAATCCCTGAACGCTGTCCAAATTTTGGCAAAGAAATGGAACTGGTGGTGATTGTTATGTCCGCGCCAACGCATCTCGAGGCGCGGACGGCAATCCGACAGACTTGGGGACACTTTGGCCAACGCAGAGATATGAGCGTGCTCTTCATGCTCGGCACTACTCTGGATCCTAAAGTGGAAGCGATCCTACGAAAAGAGCAGAACATGTACAGTGATGTGATACGCGGACGCTTCCTCGACTCGTATTCGAATCTCACGCTTAAGACCATCTCGACATTGGAGTGGGTGGACACTTATTGTTCTAAGGTGAAGTATCTGTTGAAGACCGATGACGACATGTTCATCAACGTGCCGCGATTGCTGGCATTCGTTAATAAACATGCAAAGGATCGTAACGTGATATTTGGCCGACTCGCCAGAAAGTGGAAGCCAATCCGAAATCGCAAGAGCAAGTACTACGTGTCACAGACGCAATTCCAGCAGTCGGTCTTCCCAGACTTCACCACCGGACCGGCATACTTGCTGTCTAGCGACACGGTGCGCCGTTTATATGACGCCGCTTTAGACCAGACGTACCTGAAGCTGGAGGACGTGTTCACCACGGGCATTGTTGCGCACAAGCTCGGCATCAAGCGCTCGCATGCCAATGAGTTTCTGAACAAGCGGATACAGTACACCGCCTGCAACATCCAGCGCGGCATCAGCATACACATGGTCAAATATAGCGAGCAGTTTGATCTCTGGAAGAAGCTGCTCGACGGTAAGAGCAAGTGCAAGTGATAACTATTAGCGAAGCCATAGGCGACGAAGGCCCTACGTTTGACCCTGGCGAACTAAATAGTACCGATCGTTACCGCCTTAATGCGATTCGAGTGCCCGGTTAAACGCCGATCGGCTGTGATCAGCCGTCGTTTCACCTCATTTACGTAGTCATACACGCGCGtgaacacacatatacatttgaTTTAAACGTGGAAACAAGCTCGATGATAGGCGTATAAACTATAATCAGAGATTGTATGTCGTAGCACGAGGGACCTGAAGATTTCGCCGCTTACATTTTTACACGATGCACCAAACGTCTCACGATTCAGGCTTTTCTCACATCAATCGAGAATGAAAGAGGTCTTTATCTCGAATGAATTTGCTGTAAGATAGAATCTGTAGTTTacatctcttttaaaaattccaaaaaaaaaatttaattttattgcagataaaattaattataaaattgtattttataatataaaaatattttttatttttgcaaaaaaaaggggaactgtttctctctctctctctctctctctctctctctctctctcttgtatctctcttaaaacaattattctgTAAGAGATTCTATAAGAGATTCTATGTCTCAATtcctagtttttttttcatatcgcaGTGCTAAACTCTGATATAGATATAGTAGATATAATCGCTCGCTGCATATTTAACAAATCACACCTGCATATCTGATTTTTGTCCCGTTTTTTTGTTTACGAATACTTATCTCGCCTTCACATTACTCGTACAAAACAGAATAATTGCATCTGGCGCTAAGTATACGAACAAAACGTgggttattatttttgtactgTTGAGGAAAAATactattcatataaaagagGTTCCCCCAAGAAATCTTTTGTGTAATCGACTACTTTATTACGATTACACGTGTATTCATAAATCTCTAATCAAATCAGTTTCAATATAATCAGGTCACAGTAACGATATGTAGCAGCATGTATCACATATCACACACTTTCTCTTGGTGAGAAGAATCTGAAAGCAATTTTTCCTGAATGATAAGTCGATATTTCTCATTACAgtgtcatttaatatttatataatattttgacgaatatatatacataatttctaGTGAcagtttattgaattttattttaaagaattttatactttCGCAAATATCAAGACCGcagcttttataattatcaaatcaatatactcaattattattaatt
The genomic region above belongs to Cataglyphis hispanica isolate Lineage 1 chromosome 7, ULB_Chis1_1.0, whole genome shotgun sequence and contains:
- the LOC126851181 gene encoding beta-1,3-galactosyltransferase 1-like, coding for MFHYLHLRSRFLQTLILALIGLTFYAYYRTTIYDVHQYSLPRNTSFSVYQEGLHVHTNLSVDTRLIAAASRNSNSDNVSLSPYAVHNASNNSAIVITTLSTSSSAQSSASSSVSTSISSKQSANEKLQVVKVANTTKSAPIAIRNDSARAIYEVGHTVPIPERCPNFGKEMELVVIVMSAPTHLEARTAIRQTWGHFGQRRDMSVLFMLGTTLDPKVEAILRKEQNMYSDVIRGRFLDSYSNLTLKTISTLEWVDTYCSKVKYLLKTDDDMFINVPRLLAFVNKHAKDRNVIFGRLARKWKPIRNRKSKYYVSQTQFQQSVFPDFTTGPAYLLSSDTVRRLYDAALDQTYLKLEDVFTTGIVAHKLGIKRSHANEFLNKRIQYTACNIQRGISIHMVKYSEQFDLWKKLLDGKSKCK